Genomic segment of Mucilaginibacter sabulilitoris:
GCGGTTGATCCGGTTTTTGTTCAGTCTTGGTTTCTTTTTGCTGACATGATGATATGCCAATAACACAGATTAGCAGGGGAAATAATAATTTCATGGTGTATTCAGGTTTATACAATGGTAAGTAATTTAGCCCAATAAAAAAAGCGGCTTGCACAGGGCAAACCGCTTTTTATAAAATGAATAGTATTATTATTCGCCTCTTTTGAGACCGAATTTTTCAATTTTACTATAAAGGTGGCTGCGTTGTATATCAATATCATCAGCCGTTTTTGATACGTTCCAATTGTTTTTTTCGAGCTTGAACTTGATGTATTCGCGCTCGGCAAAATCTTTGTATTCCTGGAAGTTGTTAAACTGTTCAAAATCCGTTTGGGCTGCACCGCTATTATCTCCGCCCGCCACCGCCGGTGCCGATGGATTGGCAAATGCCCTTACGTCATTATCGGTTATGGTTTTATCGCTCAATATAATTAAACGCTCTACCATGTTTCTGAGCTCACGGATGTTACCCGTCCAGGGTAGAGCCTTTAACGCTTCCAGTGCTGCGTCTGATATTTTTTTAACAGGCATACCATATTCACTGCATATTTCATCCAAAAAGCTCTGGGTAAGCAGCGAAATATCGTCCTTGCGCTCAACCAAAGGTGGAACATGTATTAATATAACGCTGAGGCGGTGATAAAGGTCCATACGGAAATTACCGGCCTCAATTTCCTTCAGCAGGTCTTTATTGGTGGCAGCTACCACACGTACATCAACATCTATCTCTTTTTCACCACCAACACGTGTAATTTTATTCTCTTGCAGGGCGCGTAAAACCTTGGCCTGTGCAGACTGGCTCATGTCGCCAATTTCATCAAGAAAGAGGGTGCCACCGTTGGCCGATTCAAATTTACCAATACGTTGCTTAATTGCCGAAGTAAAGGAGCCTTTTTCGTGGCCAAATAATTCGCTTTCAATTAATTCAGAGGGGATGGCGGCGCAATTAACCTCAATGATAGGGGCGCTTGAACGATTTGATTTTTCATGCAGCCAGCGTGCTACCAGCTCTTTACCGCTACCATTGGCACCTGTAATTAATACGCGAGCATCAGTAGGGGCTACCCGGTCAATAGTTTCTTTTATTTTAACAATGGCCTGTGAATTACCCAAAATGGAACGGACCTTTGAAACTTTACGTTTTAAAACTTTGGCCTCAACAACCAGGCTTCCCCTGTCAAGCGCGTTACGTACGGTAATTAGTAAACGGTTTAGATCGGGTGGTTTTGATATAAAATCAAATGCTCCCTTTTTACTGGCTTCAATAGCTGTTTCAACAGTACCGTGGCCCGATATCATGATAAACGGCAGATCAGGTTTTATTGATAAACCTTCAGTTAATACTTCCATGCCATCCATGCGGTTCATTTTAATATCGCACAGTACGAGGTCATAATCCTTTTTTTCTATTAGTTGTAAACCGTCTACACCATTGTCTACGTCTTCAACTTCATAATCCTCATATTCAAGTATTTCACGCAAGGTATTCCGGATAGCCCGTTCATCATCAATTATTAAAATTTTAGCCATGTTTATAAGTAAATTGGAAGTAATGTTCTGGTTGCTAATATATAAGATTTTGTATAGAAAAATAAACACTTTAGCTGCTAACAAAAATAACCCCTTCCTGTTTGCAGGAAAGGGTTATATAATTCAGCAGCAAATCTGTAAGCCGGGTTCTGTATTGCCAAAAGGCAACTTCTATCATTAATCTGGCCCTGCCATTGCTGACAGGTTTAAACAACCTACCCATTCCAGAGTCGTCTGCCCGAAGGGCAGATTGCGGGAGCGAGCAACTCCGCTTCCGGAACCTATTTGGTTTTTCAACTCCTGAGGTTTACCGCCATCTCCGGTCGCCCGGAAATGCCGTGAGCTCTTACCTCACGTTTTCACCCTTACCCCGATAAATCGTGGCGGTATCATTTCTGTGGCACTTGCTGTCGCCGGCTGCCGGCGCCTTCCCGTTAGGAAGCAGGATGCTCTGTGTTGCCCGGACTTTCCTCCGCTATACAAAGACAGCAGCGATAGAACGCTTTGCAGCTGTAAAGGTAAGTAATTTTTTAATGAGCTGCTAAGGCGAGAGTACAAGTGGCCAAGCTCATTTATATATGTTTTTAATCAATGGTCAAATAAAATGAAACCCAATTAAATTCCTTTTATTAATTTAGTGATTTAACCAAAACCTGTTTACAATGATGAGAAAAAATAACCGGCAAATATGGGCAGTACTCTGTTGCCTTAGCCTGGCTTCCTGTGCCACTTTTCAGCGTAGCGACTTGTATTTCGGAAGGGGTATTCCCAACGGCGGCCAGGTAAGCGAACAACAATGGAAGGCGTTCAGCGACAGTGTTATCAGTCGCTATTTTCCCGAAGGATATACCGAGTGGGATGCTTCGGGCCGATGGAAAGACACCCAAACAAAAGTAACCATAACAGAACCGACTAAAGTAGCCACGTTTTTTGGGAAATCAAGTAAGCAAAGAGACGCTGCGTTAGACAGCATTGCTCAGCAATATATAAGGCGGTTTCATCAGCAAAGCGTATTGCGCACGGATAGTAAATCAAGTGTGCGCTTTATTAGTAAAACACCCTGATCAATCTGATAATATTAAACTACCTGCATTTAGTCAGATCGGTTTGAACCTGCTGCAAATTAATTGTACCGCCTTTATTGCCAAAGGAATTGGTAACGTAGGTAAGTACTTTGGCAATTTCAATAGGAGACAAGTCGCTGGCAGGCATTTCACCTTCAAAGGGCCTGCCGGCTATTGTTATTTTACCTTTAAGGCCGTTTTTTAGAAAACAGGCTAAAGATGTGCGATTGGTCTGTAAATAACCATTATCAGTAAGCGGAGGGATCAGCGCTTGTAAACCTTCTCCTTTTTCACCATGACAGTTTTGGCAATGGGCAAGATATATAACACTGCCACCCGAATAATAGCGGTTAAATTCTACCTGTTCATCGCTTTGGCAGGAAGCTATCAAGCCAACCAGCAAACCTATGCCAACAGTTATAAAACCTGCTTTCATTTAGCAGCATTAGCCTCATCCGGTTCGGCCTTTAACGTTTTTATATCGGCAATTAGTTTTGTTACCTGGGCCGGGTCGGTGCCATCATAGGTGCCGCGCAGGCGTTTTTGTTTATCAACCAAAATAAAATAACCGTCATGAATAAATTCTCCTTGTGGGTTTTTATCCATTACCGATACTAGGTAGTTTTTAGCAATTTGATAAATATCCTCTTTGCTTCCGTGTAAAAGCCACCAGGTATTTCCACTGATGCCCATTTTGTCGGCATATTTTTTCAATACCGGAACGGTATCATATTTAGGATCAATAGAGTGTGATAGTATCCTGAAATTGTCATCTGCCTTAAACTCATTATATACGTTTAGCATATTCCGGTGCATTATCGGACAAATAGAAGGGCAGGTGGTAAAGAAAAAGTCGGCCACATATATCTTACCGGCAAGGCTTTTACCGGTAATCGTATCGGCATATTGGTTTACAAATTTAAAATCGGGTATGGTTGAATAAACGGTATCGGTAACGGTTTGTCCGTTAACGGTTTTGGTAACCGGCTCGCGGTTGCCTAAAATGGGAAGTTTTGCCTGATCGCTTTTGCCCGATTTACATGCGCTGTATAATGATATAATAATAGTTAGCGCACTTATTAATTGTTTCTTCATTTTTTAGTAGTTGTACTCAAATATTTATTTGAACTGGTAACTGCAATATTTATTTGTGAATCAATAACGGTTATCTTCTTTTTTTGATCCGTTAAATAATCAATGATCTCCTGGTGTGATTTTCCTTTGTTTTCAGCATCAAAATTATGCATCCAGTCGCTCATGGCATCATCAGCGTCATCAACTAATTTTAAATATACTTTGGCCGAATCAACGTTTATTGTAGTTGAATCGTGCTTGATCAAACTATCAATGATCATTTTATTTTTCATTAAATGCTCGTCACTGGCCATTACTTTATCATGTACGGCAATAACGCTGTCTAAAAGTAATTTTTCCTGTTTTTTAGTATCCGCACAACCCATTGTTATTGCTGCTGTTAAAACGGCGAAGATGTATTTTTTCATGATTTTATGTCGATAGGGTAAGCAATGGCAAATATTGTAAATAAACCGGTTAAATATTACTTTTTAACACTCTTAAATAATGACTATAGTCAGTAATGGGTAAACTTTGCGCCCCTGCAAATTTTAATTGCTGACCTGCCTGAGCCCGGGTGTGCGTACCGTGATTGATCACATGAGCAAAAACGTCGCTCAGTTGATCCTGGAAATGATCGCCTTTGAAATTTTGGTAGTTAATTATTCTGCTAAAATCACTTTCAGTTAATTCTTTTAAATAGTTTATCCACGCCTCATGATATTCATTTATGAGTTCGGAGCAATGCGCGGCTGTAAACTCGGGCCAGGCATTATTCATGCCAGAGGGTAAGCCTTTACACCTTCTGAGCCATACCAGCTCTGTAGTTAATAAATGCGAAAGGAGTTGTACCGGTTTTTGAGGTTCACTTGCTTTAAATATAGCTTGTAATATGAGCTCATTGGCAAAACGGTCATAATTGAACATTTTAATAAAATGTGTTTTCATCCCGGACAAACAATTAATGAAACAAGTATCCGTGTTAAATCGTTCTGTTCAAAGTATTTGGGATTAATAATATGATAATATAACTGTTACAATTAAGTTATACGGGCGTCTTACCTTTAAGTATACAAAAAAACATAGTTATGAAACTCATCTCAGTTTTTTCAAGGCTTATCAATGGTCTCCGCGAATGGATGATCCTGAAAAGTATGAAATCATCTTTCATACATTAAGTTTTCCGTTATAATTTTTGTTTTATAAATATAATTGCACTTTTGGGCTTTGTGTAGCTCAATTTAATGGAATTAACTGATCAGGATATAAAACTTCATAGACAACTTTTTGGCGCCGATTTTATTTGGGGAGTATCCACTGCCGCCTTTCAAATTGAGGGTGCCCATGATGTGCACGGCAAAGGCGAATCTGTTTGGGATAATTTTACCGCTAAGAAAGGGAAAATATTAAATGCCGATCACGCGCGTATTTCCTGCGACTTTTATAATCGGTATAAAGAGGATATTGATCTGATCAAACAGCTTAATATTCCAAATTTCAGGTTTTCGATATCATGGACGCGGTTGCTACCAACAGGAACCGGCCAAATAAATCAGGCAGGAATTGATTATTATAACCAGGT
This window contains:
- a CDS encoding sigma-54-dependent transcriptional regulator, with the translated sequence MAKILIIDDERAIRNTLREILEYEDYEVEDVDNGVDGLQLIEKKDYDLVLCDIKMNRMDGMEVLTEGLSIKPDLPFIMISGHGTVETAIEASKKGAFDFISKPPDLNRLLITVRNALDRGSLVVEAKVLKRKVSKVRSILGNSQAIVKIKETIDRVAPTDARVLITGANGSGKELVARWLHEKSNRSSAPIIEVNCAAIPSELIESELFGHEKGSFTSAIKQRIGKFESANGGTLFLDEIGDMSQSAQAKVLRALQENKITRVGGEKEIDVDVRVVAATNKDLLKEIEAGNFRMDLYHRLSVILIHVPPLVERKDDISLLTQSFLDEICSEYGMPVKKISDAALEALKALPWTGNIRELRNMVERLIILSDKTITDNDVRAFANPSAPAVAGGDNSGAAQTDFEQFNNFQEYKDFAEREYIKFKLEKNNWNVSKTADDIDIQRSHLYSKIEKFGLKRGE
- a CDS encoding DinB family protein — translated: MKTHFIKMFNYDRFANELILQAIFKASEPQKPVQLLSHLLTTELVWLRRCKGLPSGMNNAWPEFTAAHCSELINEYHEAWINYLKELTESDFSRIINYQNFKGDHFQDQLSDVFAHVINHGTHTRAQAGQQLKFAGAQSLPITDYSHYLRVLKSNI
- a CDS encoding c-type cytochrome; the encoded protein is MKAGFITVGIGLLVGLIASCQSDEQVEFNRYYSGGSVIYLAHCQNCHGEKGEGLQALIPPLTDNGYLQTNRTSLACFLKNGLKGKITIAGRPFEGEMPASDLSPIEIAKVLTYVTNSFGNKGGTINLQQVQTDLTKCR
- a CDS encoding DUF3574 domain-containing protein produces the protein MMRKNNRQIWAVLCCLSLASCATFQRSDLYFGRGIPNGGQVSEQQWKAFSDSVISRYFPEGYTEWDASGRWKDTQTKVTITEPTKVATFFGKSSKQRDAALDSIAQQYIRRFHQQSVLRTDSKSSVRFISKTP
- a CDS encoding SCO family protein gives rise to the protein MKKQLISALTIIISLYSACKSGKSDQAKLPILGNREPVTKTVNGQTVTDTVYSTIPDFKFVNQYADTITGKSLAGKIYVADFFFTTCPSICPIMHRNMLNVYNEFKADDNFRILSHSIDPKYDTVPVLKKYADKMGISGNTWWLLHGSKEDIYQIAKNYLVSVMDKNPQGEFIHDGYFILVDKQKRLRGTYDGTDPAQVTKLIADIKTLKAEPDEANAAK